The Solanum lycopersicum chromosome 6, SLM_r2.1 genome has a window encoding:
- the LOC101252189 gene encoding RNA-binding protein 1-like, which produces MAAGAYRKDTNTIQLEVMSPDVTPLFPKIPLNEYEAPSSPFYYDSDDEWEMMRFRSTTSIEASYEHYLRTGETLSYESILSVIMGIEDVGMVPEDMLPPNASSTLYVEGLPEDCTTREVAHIFRHFGGYKEVRLVPKPSIYPGANTLILCFVDFLSPLHAAAAMDALQGYKFDLGKHDSGNLLLQFARNPGARSVRSGGGNR; this is translated from the exons ATGGCGGCGGGTGCTTACCGAAAGGACACCAACACTATTCAGCTGGAAGTGATGTCGCCGGATGTTACTCCTCTCTTTCCGAAAATCCCTCTCAACGAATATG AAGCTCCAAGTAGTCCTTTCTATTATGACAGTGATGATGAATGGGAAATGATGAGATTTAGAAGCACAACTTCTATCGAAGCATCCTATGAACACTACCTCCGTACTGGG GAAACTTTGTCCTATGAGTCCATACTTAGTGTAATTATGGGCATTGAGGATGTTGGAATGGTACCAGAAGATATGCTTCCTCCAAATGCTAGCAGTACATTGTATGTAGAGGGTTTGCCTGAGGACTGTACAACAAGAGAGGTGGCAC ACATATTCCGCCATTTTGGAGGTTACAAAGAAGTTAGGCTCGTACCTAAACCATCAATATAT CCTGGAGccaataccttgattctttgcTTTGTTGATTTTCTGAGTCCGCTTCATGCAGCTGCTGCAATGGATGCCTTACAAG GTTATAAATTCGACCTTGGTAAGCATGATTCAGGAAACTTATTGCTGCAATTTGCTCGCAATCCTGGTGCGAGGTCAGTTAGGTCAGGTGGAGGGAATCGTTGA